The following proteins are co-located in the Pseudomonas antarctica genome:
- a CDS encoding glycosyltransferase family 4 protein, giving the protein MTTASLHITLITETFPPEINGVANTLGRLCEGLRARGHQVELVRPRQGADQSRPSDDELLLCRGWPLPGYPGLQWGQSSMHKLLRRWTRQRPDVLYIATEGPLGLSALRAARRLGISVVSGFHTNFQQYSNQYGLSILSRMVTHYLRWFHNRSSLTLVPSASQRLELERRNFERLGMLSRGVDSQLFHPAKRDNALRESWVLNSDQIAVLHVGRLAQEKNLGLLKRCFETLQDTYPLRQMKLIIVGDGPQRAMMEKELPEAIFCGALRGEELARHYASGDVFLFPSLTETFGNVVLEAMASGLGVVAYDQAAATQHIRHGYNGVLAMPGDEDAFCDAANWLLEDAESLRRMRLNARQHASRQGWPAIIEQFERHLRGVCGEQPVIAAQSRLI; this is encoded by the coding sequence ATGACGACAGCTTCGCTTCACATCACCCTGATTACCGAAACCTTCCCGCCGGAAATCAACGGGGTGGCCAATACCCTTGGCCGCCTGTGTGAGGGTTTGCGCGCGCGCGGCCATCAGGTGGAGTTGGTGCGCCCGCGCCAGGGTGCCGACCAGAGCCGCCCCAGCGACGACGAATTGCTGCTGTGCCGCGGCTGGCCGCTGCCAGGCTACCCCGGCCTGCAATGGGGCCAGTCGTCGATGCACAAATTGCTGCGACGCTGGACTCGCCAACGCCCGGACGTGCTGTACATCGCCACGGAAGGGCCACTGGGTTTATCCGCGTTGCGCGCAGCGCGTCGTCTGGGGATCAGCGTGGTCAGCGGTTTTCACACCAATTTCCAGCAGTACTCCAACCAATACGGTTTGAGCATATTGAGCCGTATGGTGACCCACTACCTGCGTTGGTTTCACAACCGCTCGAGCCTGACCCTGGTTCCCAGCGCCAGCCAACGCCTGGAGTTGGAGCGTCGAAATTTCGAGCGTTTGGGGATGCTCTCTCGCGGGGTCGATAGCCAATTGTTCCACCCCGCCAAGCGCGATAACGCGCTGCGTGAAAGCTGGGTACTGAACAGTGATCAAATCGCCGTGCTGCATGTGGGCCGACTGGCGCAGGAAAAGAACCTGGGGTTGCTCAAACGCTGCTTCGAAACCTTGCAAGACACTTACCCACTGCGCCAGATGAAACTGATCATCGTGGGTGATGGCCCGCAACGGGCAATGATGGAAAAGGAACTGCCCGAGGCGATTTTCTGCGGCGCCCTGCGCGGCGAAGAACTGGCTCGGCATTACGCGTCCGGTGATGTGTTCCTGTTCCCCAGCCTGACCGAAACCTTCGGCAACGTGGTGCTGGAAGCCATGGCCTCGGGATTGGGGGTGGTGGCCTACGACCAGGCCGCCGCGACCCAGCATATTCGCCATGGCTACAACGGCGTGCTGGCGATGCCAGGGGATGAGGATGCGTTTTGCGATGCGGCCAACTGGCTGCTGGAGGATGCCGAGAGCTTGCGCCGCATGCGCTTGAATGCTCGCCAACATGCCAGCCGCCAGGGCTGGCCGGCGATTATCGAGCAGTTCGAGCGCCACCTGCGCGGGGTGTGCGGCGAGCAACCGGTGATTGCCGCGCAGTCGCGTTTGATCTGA
- a CDS encoding NADH:flavin oxidoreductase, translating into MPVQALFKPFQLGALQLSSRVVMAPMTRSFSPGGVPNSKVIEYYRRRAAAGVGLIITEGTVVGHQASNGYPNVPHFYGEAALAGWKKVVDAVHAEGGKIVPQLWHVGSVRRIGTEPDASVPAYGPMEKLKDGNVVVHGMTTQDIKDVINAFAQAAKDAQSIGMDGVEIHGAHGYLVDQFFWEGSNQRTDEYGGSLANRSRFAIELIQATRAAVGPDFPIILRFSQWKQQDYTARLVQTPEALGEFLKPLSDAGVDIFHCSTRRFWEPEFEGSDLNLAGWTRQLTGKPTITVGSVGLDGEFLQFMVNTDKVAQPASLEKLLERLNNDEFDLVAVGRALLVDPDWAVKVREGREGDILPFSREALTTLV; encoded by the coding sequence ATGCCTGTCCAAGCCTTGTTCAAACCGTTCCAGCTCGGTGCACTGCAGCTTTCGAGCCGTGTGGTGATGGCGCCGATGACCCGTTCGTTCTCGCCAGGTGGCGTGCCGAATTCCAAGGTTATCGAATACTATCGCCGCCGCGCCGCCGCCGGCGTAGGGCTGATCATCACCGAAGGTACTGTGGTCGGCCATCAAGCCTCCAACGGCTACCCGAACGTCCCGCATTTTTACGGTGAAGCCGCGTTGGCCGGCTGGAAGAAAGTGGTCGATGCCGTGCACGCAGAAGGCGGCAAGATTGTCCCGCAGTTGTGGCACGTGGGCAGCGTGCGCCGTATCGGTACCGAGCCTGATGCCAGCGTGCCGGCCTACGGTCCGATGGAAAAGCTCAAGGATGGCAACGTGGTGGTCCACGGCATGACCACCCAGGACATCAAGGACGTGATCAACGCCTTTGCCCAAGCCGCCAAGGATGCTCAGAGCATCGGCATGGACGGCGTGGAGATTCACGGCGCCCACGGTTACCTGGTCGACCAGTTCTTCTGGGAAGGCAGCAACCAGCGCACCGACGAATATGGCGGTAGCCTGGCCAATCGTTCGCGCTTTGCCATCGAGTTGATCCAGGCCACCCGCGCTGCCGTGGGCCCGGATTTCCCGATCATCCTGCGTTTCTCTCAGTGGAAGCAGCAGGATTACACCGCACGCCTGGTGCAAACCCCTGAAGCCCTGGGTGAATTCCTCAAGCCGCTGTCTGACGCCGGTGTCGATATTTTCCACTGTTCCACCCGTCGTTTCTGGGAGCCGGAGTTCGAAGGTTCCGACCTCAACCTGGCGGGCTGGACCCGTCAGCTCACCGGGAAACCGACCATCACTGTCGGCAGTGTCGGTCTGGATGGTGAGTTCCTGCAGTTCATGGTCAACACCGACAAGGTTGCGCAGCCGGCCAGCCTGGAGAAACTGCTGGAGCGCCTTAACAACGACGAATTCGACCTGGTGGCTGTAGGCCGTGCCTTGCTGGTGGACCCGGACTGGGCCGTGAAGGTGCGTGAAGGTCGTGAAGGCGACATTCTGCCGTTCAGTCGTGAGGCGTTGACGACGTTGGTGTAA
- a CDS encoding glutathione peroxidase has translation MSAFHDLKLKALDGQDLPLAPYKGQVVLVVNVASKCGLTPQYAALENLYQQYKGQGFTVLGLPCNQFAGQEPGSEEEIQAFCSLNYGVTFPLGSKLDVNGHDRHQLYRLLAGEGAEFPGDITWNFEKFLLGKDGRVLARFSPRTAPDDPTVVQAIEKALS, from the coding sequence ATGAGTGCTTTCCACGATCTGAAACTCAAAGCTTTAGACGGACAAGACCTGCCGCTGGCGCCCTACAAAGGGCAGGTTGTGCTGGTAGTCAACGTCGCCTCCAAATGTGGCTTGACCCCGCAATACGCGGCGCTGGAAAACCTCTACCAGCAGTACAAAGGCCAGGGTTTTACCGTGCTTGGCCTGCCCTGCAACCAGTTTGCAGGCCAGGAGCCGGGCAGTGAGGAGGAGATCCAGGCGTTCTGCAGCTTGAATTATGGCGTGACGTTCCCGTTGGGCAGCAAGCTTGACGTCAATGGCCACGACCGTCATCAGCTCTATCGCTTGCTGGCGGGCGAGGGCGCCGAGTTTCCAGGGGATATCACCTGGAACTTCGAAAAATTCCTGCTGGGCAAAGACGGGCGAGTGCTCGCGCGATTCTCGCCCCGCACGGCGCCGGATGATCCAACGGTCGTCCAGGCCATCGAAAAAGCCCTGAGCTAA
- the cysZ gene encoding sulfate transporter CysZ translates to MPAPALSGPQYLREGLKLVLSPGLRLFVLLPLAINLVLFVGLIYFAGHQFSLWVDTLMPTLPGWLSFLSYILWPLFVVLVVLMVFFTFTMLANVIAAPFNGFLAEKVEVVVRGTDDFPPFSWGELIAMVPRTLAREMRKLGYFLPRAIGLFILSFIPVFNLIAAPLWLLFGVWMMAIQYIDYPADNHKLGWNEMLAWLRQKRWQSMSFGGIVYLVLLVPVVNLLMMPAAVAGATLFWVREQGAEAMARQNVATS, encoded by the coding sequence ATGCCTGCCCCTGCTCTTTCCGGCCCGCAATACCTGCGTGAAGGCCTCAAACTGGTGTTGAGCCCTGGCCTGCGTCTATTTGTGCTGCTGCCATTGGCGATCAACCTGGTGCTGTTCGTCGGTTTGATCTATTTCGCCGGCCATCAGTTCAGCCTGTGGGTCGACACCTTGATGCCGACACTGCCTGGCTGGCTGAGCTTCCTCAGCTACATCTTGTGGCCGCTGTTTGTCGTGCTCGTGGTGTTGATGGTGTTTTTTACCTTCACCATGCTCGCCAATGTCATTGCCGCACCGTTCAACGGTTTTCTTGCGGAGAAGGTTGAGGTCGTAGTACGCGGCACCGATGACTTCCCGCCCTTCAGTTGGGGTGAGCTGATTGCCATGGTCCCGCGCACCCTCGCGCGGGAAATGCGCAAGCTGGGTTACTTCCTGCCCAGGGCCATCGGCCTGTTTATCCTGTCGTTCATTCCGGTGTTCAACCTGATCGCCGCACCGCTGTGGCTGCTGTTTGGCGTGTGGATGATGGCGATCCAGTACATCGACTACCCGGCGGACAACCACAAGCTGGGCTGGAACGAAATGCTCGCCTGGCTGCGCCAGAAACGCTGGCAGAGCATGAGCTTCGGCGGCATCGTCTATCTAGTGCTGCTGGTGCCGGTGGTGAACCTGCTGATGATGCCGGCGGCGGTGGCCGGGGCCACGCTGTTCTGGGTGCGCGAGCAAGGTGCTGAGGCCATGGCACGGCAAAATGTGGCCACGTCATAA